One segment of Streptomyces sp. XD-27 DNA contains the following:
- a CDS encoding YbaK/EbsC family protein — MASPEGVGTSLPARSEQVARALAMAGVPGQVRLLAESARTAAEAASALGCDVGAIANSLVFISDDEPVLVLTSGRHKVDTTALAARWGRGTLRRATPEQVREATGQAIGGVAPVAHPRVLPAVVDEALTDYPQVWAAAGTPHTVFPTTAKELVRLTGGLLLPVCL; from the coding sequence ATGGCATCACCGGAGGGCGTCGGCACGTCTCTGCCCGCCCGCAGCGAACAGGTGGCGCGGGCCCTTGCCATGGCCGGTGTCCCGGGGCAGGTGCGCCTGCTGGCGGAATCGGCGCGTACCGCCGCCGAGGCGGCCTCGGCCCTGGGGTGCGACGTGGGCGCGATCGCCAACAGCCTCGTCTTCATCTCCGACGACGAGCCCGTGCTGGTCCTCACCAGCGGTCGCCACAAGGTGGACACCACGGCACTCGCCGCCCGATGGGGACGCGGCACGCTCCGCCGCGCCACTCCGGAGCAGGTGCGTGAAGCCACCGGGCAGGCGATCGGAGGCGTCGCGCCGGTCGCCCATCCTCGGGTGCTTCCCGCGGTGGTCGATGAAGCCCTGACCGACTACCCCCAGGTCTGGGCCGCCGCAGGCACGCCCCACACGGTCTTCCCCACCACCGCCAAGG
- a CDS encoding helix-turn-helix domain-containing protein, translating into MNLATQVGLRLRELREARGLSLSEVARRSKIGKGTLSELESGRRNPTLETLYAVTTALKVPLSTALHAPALRAEISGRAVDAVLIDRFEDTTAITETYRVRIRAGAAQESAAHTPGTTEHIVILSGTARIGELSAPVLIGPGEHGSWPADVPHLYQAPSEDVEALLVVRYPQ; encoded by the coding sequence ATGAACCTGGCCACCCAAGTGGGCTTGCGCCTGCGGGAGCTGCGCGAGGCGCGGGGCCTGTCCCTGTCCGAGGTGGCACGCAGGTCGAAGATCGGCAAGGGGACGCTGTCCGAGCTGGAGAGCGGACGGCGCAACCCCACGTTGGAAACCCTCTACGCCGTCACGACGGCGCTGAAGGTGCCCCTCAGCACGGCCTTGCACGCCCCCGCTCTCCGCGCCGAAATCTCGGGGCGAGCCGTGGACGCGGTCCTCATCGACCGATTCGAGGACACCACCGCGATCACCGAAACGTACCGGGTCCGCATCCGAGCGGGAGCGGCACAGGAGTCCGCCGCACACACACCCGGCACCACAGAGCACATTGTCATCCTCAGCGGAACTGCCCGCATCGGCGAACTCTCCGCCCCCGTCCTGATCGGCCCCGGCGAGCACGGCAGTTGGCCCGCCGACGTCCCGCACCTGTATCAGGCACCGTCCGAAGACGTCGAGGCTCTGCTGGTGGTCCGCTATCCGCAGTGA
- a CDS encoding Uma2 family endonuclease has product MTARAERTSHMLVEDFEQIASAAPKTVTLEFINGRIEEKCAADGDHETIVMWLLRQCMQARPEFDLHTGQGLKVGAYRNGRARPDGSLAPVAHFAGQGDWAEPDGVLMTVEVTSYDRDTDRRDRNEKPAAYAAAGIPVYLLIDRDACAVVVHTNPHPERGCYLDIHKAPFGEQVAIPDPVGITLDTEVLKNYVR; this is encoded by the coding sequence ATGACGGCCAGAGCCGAGCGCACATCGCACATGCTGGTGGAGGACTTCGAGCAGATCGCCTCCGCCGCGCCCAAGACCGTCACGTTGGAGTTCATCAACGGGCGCATCGAGGAGAAGTGCGCGGCGGATGGGGATCACGAGACGATCGTCATGTGGCTGCTCAGGCAGTGCATGCAAGCCCGTCCCGAGTTCGATCTGCATACCGGCCAAGGGCTGAAGGTCGGGGCGTACCGCAACGGCCGGGCTCGGCCGGACGGCTCGCTGGCACCTGTCGCGCACTTCGCCGGACAGGGCGACTGGGCTGAGCCCGACGGCGTACTGATGACCGTCGAGGTCACCTCGTACGACAGGGACACCGATCGCCGCGACCGAAACGAGAAGCCCGCCGCCTACGCCGCCGCGGGGATCCCCGTCTACCTCCTCATCGACCGCGACGCCTGCGCAGTCGTCGTACACACCAATCCCCACCCCGAGAGGGGCTGTTACCTCGACATCCACAAGGCGCCGTTCGGTGAGCAGGTCGCCATCCCGGACCCCGTCGGGATCACCCTGGACACCGAGGTCCTGAAGAACTACGTCCGCTGA
- a CDS encoding DUF397 domain-containing protein gives MDTHWRKSSFSDQVGNCVELASCDACVLVRESDDPGVVVEVTPQRLRTFLAAAKAGEFDRLA, from the coding sequence GTGGATACTCACTGGCGTAAGTCGTCGTTCTCCGACCAGGTTGGCAACTGCGTCGAGCTCGCGTCGTGCGACGCCTGCGTCCTCGTGCGGGAGAGTGACGACCCTGGCGTGGTCGTTGAGGTCACACCGCAGCGACTGCGTACGTTCCTGGCTGCCGCCAAGGCAGGGGAGTTCGACCGCCTGGCCTAA
- a CDS encoding helix-turn-helix transcriptional regulator, producing the protein MAARRQTTERQRRLGTELRRMREQVGMSLGEAAAIHRVDKPTVSSVESARVGVSADRVRIWAANYSCPDQGYVDALAEMARERSTNWWDEYRDTLVASLLDLAELEHHAVALRHVQITHLPGLLQREDYARTVFQEAVPPWAPDALERVLAFRMRRREVLDRIQPPMCTFLVHEASLRMEFGGRQMMKAQLDHLLKQSDRENVTIRVVPFAAGAFPNAGSSTVYACGPVRQLDTVQIDIPTGTTFLHAVTHLANYREVLDRMEQRALGASDSRDFIRQVLQEL; encoded by the coding sequence ATGGCGGCGAGGAGGCAGACGACGGAGCGGCAGCGGCGGCTCGGTACAGAGTTGCGGCGGATGCGCGAGCAGGTGGGGATGTCGCTGGGGGAGGCCGCGGCGATACACCGTGTGGACAAGCCCACCGTCAGCAGCGTGGAGTCCGCTCGGGTCGGTGTCAGCGCGGACCGGGTACGGATCTGGGCCGCCAACTACTCCTGTCCCGACCAGGGGTACGTCGACGCGCTCGCGGAGATGGCCAGGGAGCGCAGTACCAACTGGTGGGATGAGTACCGGGACACGCTCGTCGCGTCTCTGCTGGACTTGGCGGAGCTGGAACACCACGCCGTCGCGCTGCGGCATGTCCAGATCACGCACCTGCCGGGACTCCTGCAACGCGAGGACTATGCCCGCACCGTCTTCCAGGAAGCTGTGCCGCCTTGGGCGCCCGATGCCCTTGAGCGCGTCCTGGCGTTTCGGATGAGGCGCCGCGAGGTGCTTGACCGGATCCAGCCGCCCATGTGCACCTTCCTCGTGCACGAGGCATCACTGCGTATGGAGTTCGGCGGCAGGCAGATGATGAAGGCTCAGCTTGATCACCTGCTGAAGCAGTCCGACCGGGAGAACGTAACGATTCGCGTGGTGCCGTTCGCGGCTGGAGCATTTCCCAATGCGGGAAGCTCGACCGTCTACGCATGCGGTCCGGTTCGCCAGCTCGACACGGTGCAGATCGACATCCCTACGGGGACGACGTTCCTGCATGCGGTGACACATCTGGCGAACTACCGTGAGGTGCTGGATCGAATGGAGCAGCGTGCCCTTGGGGCCAGTGACTCACGGGACTTCATACGGCAAGTGCTGCAAGAGCTATGA
- a CDS encoding diacylglycerol kinase family protein — translation MSAPDLAGDFPVDVRERPLLVIIDPAARQTDGESVRIAKDVLCAGAQAKICLPDGPEEVARALARRGSRRPVVVGDDRALLHVVRLLHRQRELADTPLSMVPVGTAASVGLARSLGVPTGAVAAARTVLDGRERRLDLLADDSDGVVLGGLRIPSGGGEHGTYGGYEPYAPYETHETREAHEPCGEARAAHGAGEEADAAGEAYGSVRGEPGTAGGRGEPGAAPGSGTPCSSEFEGAEGFERAEGSGGSGGSGGPGGSGGSGRSGREGSTESDGPSGALEPAASLGSDRHHPWWTPAARTARTALALLTLPVPGLGGGSQRGRRVQPPALRLRLEADGALLVDLDRPVRRISVSAPGGGLAEIVVHAHGADTPLHARARTVTVSGPDFRYRADALVGGPVRTRTWTVMADAWRLLLPHA, via the coding sequence GTGTCGGCTCCAGACCTCGCCGGAGATTTTCCCGTGGACGTCCGGGAGCGCCCGCTGCTGGTGATCATTGACCCGGCCGCGCGGCAGACGGACGGCGAATCCGTGCGCATCGCGAAAGATGTGCTGTGTGCGGGCGCGCAGGCGAAAATCTGCCTGCCGGACGGGCCGGAGGAGGTCGCGCGGGCGCTCGCCCGCCGGGGCAGTCGGCGGCCCGTCGTGGTGGGGGACGACCGCGCGCTGCTGCATGTGGTGCGGCTGCTGCACCGGCAGCGTGAGCTGGCCGACACGCCGCTGTCCATGGTGCCGGTGGGCACCGCGGCGTCGGTCGGGCTGGCCCGCTCGCTGGGCGTGCCGACCGGGGCGGTCGCGGCGGCGCGGACGGTCCTCGACGGCCGCGAGCGGCGGCTGGACCTGCTGGCCGACGACAGCGACGGAGTGGTGCTGGGCGGGCTGCGGATTCCCTCGGGTGGCGGCGAGCACGGTACGTACGGGGGGTACGAGCCGTATGCGCCGTACGAGACGCATGAGACGCGTGAGGCGCATGAGCCGTGTGGCGAGGCGCGTGCGGCCCATGGGGCCGGTGAGGAAGCGGACGCGGCCGGTGAGGCGTACGGCTCCGTCCGGGGCGAACCGGGCACGGCAGGCGGCCGGGGCGAACCGGGGGCCGCGCCCGGTTCGGGGACTCCCTGCTCTTCGGAGTTCGAGGGGGCTGAGGGATTCGAGCGGGCGGAGGGATCTGGCGGGTCTGGTGGGTCTGGCGGACCTGGCGGGTCTGGTGGGTCTGGTAGGTCTGGCCGTGAGGGATCTACGGAGTCCGATGGGCCTTCGGGGGCCCTGGAGCCCGCGGCGTCCCTGGGATCCGATCGGCACCACCCGTGGTGGACCCCCGCCGCGCGGACAGCGCGAACGGCACTCGCGCTGCTCACCTTGCCGGTGCCCGGCTTGGGCGGCGGCTCGCAGCGCGGGCGCCGGGTCCAGCCGCCCGCGCTGCGGCTGCGGCTGGAGGCGGACGGCGCGCTGCTGGTGGACCTGGACCGGCCGGTGCGGCGGATCTCGGTGTCGGCGCCGGGCGGGGGACTGGCCGAGATCGTCGTCCACGCACATGGTGCGGACACCCCGTTGCACGCCCGCGCCCGCACGGTCACCGTCTCCGGGCCGGACTTCCGCTATCGGGCGGACGCGCTGGTCGGCGGCCCGGTGCGGACCCGTACGTGGACGGTGATGGCGGACGCCTGGCGACTGCTGCTGCCGCACGCGTAG
- a CDS encoding cytochrome P450, whose product MTTVAGFDPWSRSFVADPYPVYASLREAGRAHYFAPTNQWLIPHHDDVSALLRDRRLGRTYRHRFTHEEFGRPAPPPAHGPFHTLNDNGLLDLEPPDHTRIRRLVSQAFTPRTVERLAPTIERLAGELVDGLLAEGGGDLIAAVAEPLPVAVIAEMLGIPEADRGQLRPWSADICGMYELNPGEETAARAVRASLEFSAYLRELIAARRKNPGEDLISAMIAAYDEGDRLSEQEMVSTCVTLLNAGHEATVNSTGNGWLTLFRHPDQLARLRAEPDGLLPSAIEELLRYDTPLQMFERWVLDDIEVGGTAIPRGSEVALLFGSANHDPARFEDPGTLDLGRKDNPHLSFGAGIHYCLGAPLARIELTASFGALLRHAPDLRLVREPEWNPGYVIRGLREMVVEV is encoded by the coding sequence ATGACCACAGTCGCAGGGTTCGACCCATGGAGCCGGTCCTTCGTCGCCGACCCCTACCCCGTGTACGCGAGTCTGCGCGAGGCCGGCCGCGCCCACTACTTCGCGCCCACCAACCAATGGCTGATCCCGCATCACGACGACGTCAGCGCCCTGCTGCGCGACCGCCGTCTGGGCCGTACGTACCGGCACCGGTTCACCCACGAGGAGTTCGGCCGGCCCGCGCCCCCGCCCGCGCACGGTCCGTTCCACACGCTCAACGACAACGGGCTGCTGGACCTGGAGCCGCCCGACCACACCCGTATCCGGCGCCTGGTCTCCCAGGCGTTCACCCCGCGTACGGTCGAGCGGCTCGCGCCGACGATCGAGCGGCTGGCGGGCGAGCTGGTGGACGGGCTGCTCGCCGAGGGCGGCGGCGACCTGATAGCGGCCGTCGCCGAGCCGCTGCCGGTGGCGGTGATCGCCGAGATGCTGGGCATTCCGGAGGCGGACCGCGGGCAGCTGCGCCCGTGGTCGGCGGACATCTGCGGCATGTACGAGCTGAATCCCGGCGAGGAGACGGCCGCGCGTGCGGTCCGCGCCTCGCTGGAGTTCTCCGCGTATCTGCGGGAGCTGATCGCGGCCCGCCGGAAGAACCCCGGCGAGGACCTGATCAGCGCGATGATCGCGGCGTACGACGAGGGGGACCGGCTCTCCGAGCAGGAGATGGTCTCCACCTGCGTGACGCTGCTGAACGCCGGGCACGAGGCGACCGTCAACAGCACCGGCAACGGCTGGCTGACGCTCTTCCGCCATCCCGACCAGCTCGCCCGGCTGCGCGCCGAGCCGGACGGGCTGCTGCCGTCGGCGATCGAGGAGCTGCTGCGCTACGACACGCCGCTCCAGATGTTCGAACGGTGGGTGCTGGACGACATCGAGGTCGGGGGCACCGCGATCCCGCGCGGCAGCGAGGTCGCGCTGCTCTTCGGCTCGGCCAACCACGACCCGGCCCGGTTCGAGGACCCCGGCACGCTCGATCTCGGCCGCAAGGACAACCCGCACCTCAGCTTCGGCGCGGGCATCCACTACTGCCTGGGCGCGCCGCTGGCCCGGATCGAGCTCACGGCGTCCTTCGGCGCGCTGCTGCGGCACGCCCCCGATCTGCGGCTGGTCCGGGAGCCGGAGTGGAACCCCGGATACGTCATCCGGGGCCTGCGGGAGATGGTGGTCGAGGTCTGA
- a CDS encoding S9 family peptidase has protein sequence MPRPEAASSEAAAGPAPDVSCADEATGPAPLVVLFHGGAWRARYDRWHLSPLAAFLAGRGFAVASVEYRRGGEERAEAAADGAPKGRQEAADSAPDVPPPAGRWPETFDDIAAAVDALPELVRTRIPGRADPDRIVLCGHSAGGHAALWAAARHRLPTGSRWHLPSPPPVLGVVALAPIADFRTARDLRVCSDAVDELLGGAQHMRARSPHADPAALLPTGIATTIVQGATDIDVPPQVAEAFAAAATRSGQPVRLTLLAQTGHFPLIDPAAPAADTVAAELARVTGPGLPGH, from the coding sequence CTGCCCCGTCCCGAGGCGGCCTCCTCCGAGGCGGCCGCCGGTCCGGCCCCCGACGTGTCCTGCGCTGACGAGGCCACCGGACCCGCGCCGCTCGTCGTGCTGTTCCACGGCGGTGCCTGGCGGGCGCGCTACGACCGGTGGCATCTGTCGCCGCTCGCCGCGTTCCTCGCCGGGCGCGGCTTCGCCGTCGCGTCCGTGGAATACCGGCGCGGCGGCGAGGAACGCGCCGAGGCGGCGGCCGACGGCGCCCCGAAGGGCCGTCAGGAAGCGGCGGACAGCGCGCCGGACGTGCCGCCGCCCGCCGGACGGTGGCCGGAGACGTTCGACGACATCGCCGCCGCCGTGGACGCGCTGCCCGAGCTCGTACGCACCCGGATCCCGGGCCGCGCCGACCCCGACCGCATCGTGCTCTGCGGGCACTCCGCGGGCGGGCACGCCGCGCTGTGGGCGGCCGCGCGCCATCGACTGCCGACCGGCTCGCGTTGGCATCTCCCCTCGCCTCCCCCCGTTCTCGGTGTGGTCGCGCTGGCCCCCATCGCCGACTTCCGCACCGCGCGGGACCTGCGTGTGTGCTCCGACGCCGTCGACGAACTGCTCGGCGGGGCGCAGCACATGCGGGCACGGTCGCCTCACGCCGACCCCGCCGCGCTGCTCCCCACCGGTATCGCCACCACCATCGTGCAGGGCGCCACTGACATCGACGTTCCACCGCAGGTCGCGGAGGCGTTCGCGGCCGCCGCGACGCGGTCCGGACAGCCGGTCCGGCTCACTCTGCTCGCCCAGACGGGCCACTTCCCGCTGATCGACCCGGCCGCGCCCGCCGCCGACACGGTCGCGGCGGAACTCGCCCGCGTCACGGGACCGGGTCTGCCCGGCCATTGA
- a CDS encoding kynureninase yields MSEQLAAEAARLDAADELAKIRDRFALDSDTVYLDGNSLGALPHSVAPRLQEVITREWGQLRIRSWDESGWWTAPERVGDRVGRLIGAAPGQVVVGDSTSVNVFKAVVAAVRIAQAGGEDGAGPTGGAVAPGGAVSVRGAGDVDGRNGGVTPPGVPGDVPARDEILVDATTFPTDGYIARSAARLTGCTLRPVPPGEIASAAGPRTAVALVNHVDYRTGRLHDLPGITAAVHAAGARVVWDLCHSAGALPVGLDAHGVDFAVGCTYKYLNGGPGSPAYLYVARDLQPRFDSPLPGWNSHADPFGMEADFTPADGAARGRVGTPDILSLLALDAALDVWDGVEIEDVRAKSLALTDFFLRCVGRYVPAGRVASVTPTAHGERGSQVSLRCSDAGAVMTELIRRGVVGDFRRPDVLRFGFTPLYTGFADAERAARVLAEVLSEGTGTSEGVS; encoded by the coding sequence ATGTCTGAGCAGCTGGCCGCAGAGGCGGCGCGGCTCGATGCCGCAGACGAACTCGCCAAGATCCGCGACCGGTTCGCCCTCGACAGCGACACCGTCTACCTCGACGGCAACTCGCTGGGTGCCCTGCCGCACTCCGTCGCCCCCCGCCTCCAGGAGGTGATCACCCGCGAGTGGGGGCAGCTGCGCATCCGGTCCTGGGACGAGAGCGGCTGGTGGACCGCGCCCGAGCGCGTCGGCGACCGCGTCGGCCGCCTGATCGGGGCCGCGCCGGGCCAGGTCGTGGTCGGCGACTCGACGAGCGTGAACGTCTTCAAGGCCGTCGTGGCGGCGGTACGGATCGCCCAGGCGGGCGGCGAGGACGGCGCCGGGCCCACGGGCGGGGCGGTTGCCCCGGGCGGCGCGGTGTCCGTGCGCGGCGCGGGTGACGTGGATGGCCGGAACGGCGGCGTCACACCGCCGGGCGTCCCGGGCGACGTGCCCGCCCGGGACGAGATCCTGGTCGACGCCACCACCTTCCCCACCGACGGCTACATCGCGCGGTCCGCGGCCCGGCTGACCGGCTGCACCCTGCGGCCCGTCCCGCCGGGCGAGATCGCGTCGGCCGCCGGGCCCCGCACCGCCGTCGCGCTCGTCAACCACGTCGACTACCGCACCGGACGGCTGCACGATCTGCCCGGCATCACGGCCGCCGTGCACGCGGCCGGTGCGCGCGTGGTGTGGGACCTGTGCCACAGCGCGGGCGCGCTGCCGGTCGGGCTGGACGCGCACGGCGTCGACTTCGCGGTCGGCTGCACGTACAAGTACCTCAACGGCGGGCCCGGCTCGCCCGCGTATCTGTACGTGGCCCGGGACCTCCAGCCCCGCTTCGACTCCCCGCTGCCCGGCTGGAACTCGCACGCCGACCCGTTCGGCATGGAGGCCGACTTCACCCCGGCCGACGGCGCGGCCCGCGGCCGGGTCGGCACCCCCGACATCCTGTCGCTGCTCGCGCTCGACGCGGCGCTCGACGTCTGGGACGGCGTGGAGATCGAGGACGTCCGCGCGAAGAGCCTGGCCCTGACCGACTTCTTCCTGCGCTGCGTCGGGCGGTACGTCCCCGCGGGCCGGGTCGCCTCGGTCACCCCCACCGCGCACGGCGAGCGCGGCAGCCAGGTATCGCTGCGCTGCTCCGACGCCGGCGCGGTGATGACCGAGCTCATACGGCGCGGCGTCGTGGGCGACTTCCGCCGCCCCGACGTGCTGCGCTTCGGCTTCACCCCGCTGTATACGGGCTTCGCCGACGCCGAGCGCGCGGCCCGGGTACTCGCCGAGGTGCTGAGCGAGGGCACCGGGACGTCCGAGGGGGTGTCCTAG
- a CDS encoding tryptophan 2,3-dioxygenase family protein, which yields MSQHHDAYHAQAAAQPQPGYEADPDTPNLDFQGTTPYEDYVQASVLTHLQHLRSDDPGEMVFLVTTQVMELWFTVIVHEWETAARALREDDLPTAMAALRRSGYELESLNDSWKPLAHLTPGQFNAYRSALGEGSGFQSAMYRRLEFLLGEKSASMLVPHRGSPRVHEELEKALAEPSLYDEVLGFLARRGRAIPQSVLDRDLTRRYEPDPLVEEVWQRIYAEAGAGDSELVRLGEQLTEVAELVWRWRNDHLVATRRAMGAKTGTGGSAGVAWLEKRAAKNVFPELWTARSHV from the coding sequence ATGTCGCAACATCACGACGCGTACCACGCCCAAGCCGCTGCCCAGCCGCAGCCCGGTTACGAGGCGGACCCGGACACCCCGAACCTGGACTTCCAGGGCACCACCCCCTACGAGGACTACGTGCAGGCGTCCGTCCTCACCCATCTCCAGCACCTCCGGTCGGACGACCCCGGCGAGATGGTCTTTCTGGTCACGACCCAGGTCATGGAGCTGTGGTTCACCGTCATCGTCCACGAGTGGGAGACCGCGGCGCGGGCGCTGCGCGAGGACGACCTGCCGACCGCGATGGCCGCGCTGCGGCGTTCCGGCTATGAGCTGGAGTCCCTGAACGACTCGTGGAAGCCGCTCGCGCATCTCACGCCCGGGCAGTTCAACGCCTACCGTTCCGCCCTCGGCGAGGGGTCCGGCTTCCAGTCCGCGATGTACCGGCGGCTGGAGTTCCTGCTGGGCGAGAAGTCCGCGTCCATGCTGGTGCCGCACCGGGGCTCGCCGCGGGTCCACGAGGAGCTGGAGAAGGCACTCGCCGAGCCCAGCCTCTACGACGAGGTGCTGGGCTTCCTCGCGCGCCGCGGCCGCGCGATCCCGCAGTCCGTGCTGGACCGCGACCTCACCCGGCGGTACGAGCCGGATCCGCTGGTCGAAGAGGTGTGGCAGCGGATCTACGCCGAGGCCGGGGCGGGCGACAGCGAGCTGGTCCGGCTCGGCGAGCAGCTGACCGAGGTCGCCGAGCTGGTGTGGCGCTGGCGCAACGACCACCTCGTCGCGACCCGGCGGGCGATGGGCGCCAAGACGGGCACCGGCGGCTCGGCGGGCGTGGCCTGGCTGGAGAAGCGCGCGGCGAAGAACGTCTTCCCCGAGCTGTGGACGGCGCGCAGCCATGTCTGA
- a CDS encoding DUF3151 domain-containing protein encodes MAIHENLLGGPPPTHLPDDPEPRELLASGAAPTEVAAKYPASSLAWAQLADEAFEAGRVVESYAYARTGYHRGLDALRRSGWKGHGPVPFEHEPNRGFLRALHALARAAQAIGEQEEYERCTTFLRDSSPTAADTLS; translated from the coding sequence ATGGCCATTCACGAGAACCTGCTCGGGGGACCGCCCCCGACCCACCTGCCCGACGACCCGGAGCCGCGCGAACTGCTCGCCTCCGGCGCGGCCCCCACCGAGGTCGCCGCGAAGTACCCGGCCTCGTCCCTCGCCTGGGCGCAGCTCGCCGACGAGGCCTTCGAGGCCGGGCGGGTCGTCGAGTCCTACGCGTACGCCCGCACCGGCTACCACCGCGGCCTGGACGCGCTGCGCCGCAGCGGCTGGAAGGGGCACGGCCCGGTGCCGTTCGAGCACGAGCCCAACCGCGGCTTCCTGCGGGCGCTGCACGCGCTCGCCCGCGCCGCCCAGGCGATCGGCGAGCAGGAGGAGTACGAGCGCTGCACGACCTTCCTGAGGGACAGCTCCCCGACCGCGGCGGACACCCTCTCCTGA
- a CDS encoding MFS transporter produces the protein MTESAPAAPGAIRLATPVGRWVLFTTVLGSSMALLDSTVVNVALPRIGADLGAGLAALQWTVNAYMLTLAALILLGGALGDRFGRRRVFVIGVVWFAVASLLCGVAPNAGVLVAARAFQGIGGALLTPGSLALIQSTFHPDDRARAVGVWSGFGGVGAAVGPFVGGWLVDGPGWRWVFLLNVPLAALCVPVALRHVPESRDPRAHGRFDVLGAALGALALGAVTYALIAAPEQGASAAVLGSAVGGLLLAVVFAVVERRRPDPMLPFGIFTSRQFSAVNAVTLCVYAAFGGFFFLVVLQLQIVVGYSALAAGTALLPTTVLMLLLSARSGELGQRIGPRVPLTAGPLLCAAGMLMMMRVGEDALYWRDVLPALLVLGAGMVTLVAPLTATVLASVDVGRAGLASGINNAAARAAGLLAVGALPLLAGMDPDAYRSADRFDDAFRRAMALCAVLLVLGALLAWLTVRSDVLAPAAEGEPPHCRAECHTHCAVAAPPLDPGEPEPAVHPGDLPPPRSSS, from the coding sequence ATGACCGAGTCCGCGCCGGCGGCGCCCGGTGCCATCCGGCTCGCCACGCCCGTGGGGCGCTGGGTGCTGTTCACCACCGTCCTCGGATCGAGCATGGCGCTGCTGGACAGCACCGTGGTCAACGTGGCGCTGCCGCGCATCGGAGCCGATCTGGGCGCCGGTCTCGCCGCGCTCCAGTGGACCGTGAACGCCTACATGCTCACGCTGGCCGCGCTGATCCTGCTCGGCGGGGCGCTCGGGGACCGGTTCGGGCGGCGGCGGGTCTTCGTCATCGGCGTGGTGTGGTTCGCGGTCGCCTCGCTGCTGTGCGGGGTGGCGCCGAACGCCGGCGTCCTCGTGGCCGCGCGCGCGTTCCAGGGCATCGGAGGGGCGCTGCTCACCCCCGGCTCGCTGGCACTGATCCAGTCCACCTTCCACCCCGACGACCGGGCGCGGGCGGTCGGCGTGTGGTCCGGCTTCGGCGGGGTCGGCGCGGCCGTCGGGCCGTTCGTCGGCGGCTGGCTGGTGGACGGGCCCGGCTGGCGCTGGGTGTTCCTGCTCAATGTGCCGCTGGCGGCCCTGTGCGTCCCCGTCGCGCTGCGGCACGTACCGGAGTCCCGGGACCCGCGGGCGCACGGGCGGTTCGACGTGCTGGGCGCGGCGCTGGGCGCGCTGGCGCTCGGCGCGGTGACATACGCGCTGATCGCGGCGCCGGAGCAGGGCGCCTCGGCCGCCGTGCTCGGCTCCGCGGTCGGCGGGCTGCTGCTGGCCGTCGTGTTCGCCGTGGTGGAACGGCGCCGGCCGGACCCCATGCTGCCGTTCGGGATCTTCACGTCCCGCCAGTTCAGCGCGGTCAACGCGGTCACCCTCTGCGTCTACGCGGCGTTCGGCGGCTTCTTCTTCCTCGTCGTGCTCCAGCTCCAGATCGTGGTGGGATACTCCGCGCTCGCCGCCGGTACCGCCCTGCTGCCCACCACGGTGCTGATGCTGCTGCTGTCCGCCCGCTCCGGCGAGCTGGGCCAGCGGATCGGCCCGCGCGTCCCGCTCACCGCCGGGCCGCTGCTGTGCGCGGCCGGGATGCTGATGATGATGCGCGTCGGCGAGGACGCGCTGTACTGGCGGGACGTGCTGCCCGCGCTGCTCGTGCTCGGGGCGGGCATGGTCACGCTGGTCGCCCCGCTCACCGCGACCGTGCTGGCCTCGGTGGACGTGGGCCGGGCGGGCCTGGCCAGCGGCATCAACAACGCGGCGGCGCGCGCGGCGGGGCTCCTCGCGGTCGGGGCGCTGCCGCTGCTGGCGGGCATGGACCCGGACGCGTACCGCTCGGCGGACCGCTTCGACGACGCCTTCCGGCGCGCGATGGCGCTGTGCGCGGTGCTGCTGGTGCTGGGCGCGCTGCTCGCCTGGCTGACGGTGCGGTCCGATGTGCTGGCGCCCGCGGCGGAGGGCGAGCCGCCGCACTGCCGGGCCGAGTGCCACACGCACTGCGCGGTGGCCGCGCCCCCGCTGGACCCGGGCGAGCCGGAGCCGGCGGTTCACCCGGGTGATCTTCCCCCGCCCCGCTCCTCCTCGTAG